In Picosynechococcus sp. PCC 7002, the following are encoded in one genomic region:
- a CDS encoding GspE/PulE family protein, with protein MTHSSLPKRTRALALRNDFSPFGNKLIQQGVVDHQQMEKALVETRRSGRPLTAIVEELTGKALSPELVRQYKKHHLFELKILYGLNSIDPEVQKIDIDQMGELINSLVPVELCRRHRLLPIRRVQDEVIVAMVEPDNLAAQDDLNRLFRLQNLTLRRIVITEDDYRQVLDGYLEQQVQIQIQQQEQAAKAAEAAELKKAVDIEDLDLGVAGELDEQEEESADLMNENQASSAPVIKLVNKVLLKALQEGASDIHIEPQENDLRIRFRKDGVLQYAFDPLPKRIVPAVTARFKIMADLDIAERRVPQDGRIRRMFKGRKVDFRVNSLPSRYGEKIVLRILDNSSTQLGLDLLITNQNILGQVREMAQRPFGLILVTGPTGSGKSTTLYSILAERNEPGINISTAEDPIEYTLPGITQVQVIREKGMDFASILRAFLRQDPDVILVGETRDKETAKTAIEAALTGHLVLTTLHTNDAPGAIARLDEMGVEPFMISGSLLGVLAQRLMRRVCGECRIPYQPTVEELARYGLSSNDRHPLTVYRANTLTPEQIQMAKEAGSLCPKCGGGGYKGRVGVYEFMQNSEEIERLINTGATTDMIKEVAVQEGMLSILAYSLELVKEGHTTFEEVDRVTFTDSGLEAELKAKRKTGLVCDTCNAELQPDWLDCPYCMTPRFS; from the coding sequence ATGACCCACTCTTCCCTTCCCAAACGGACAAGAGCCCTTGCCCTCCGCAATGATTTCTCTCCTTTCGGCAACAAGCTCATTCAACAGGGAGTTGTAGACCATCAACAGATGGAAAAAGCCCTCGTTGAAACCCGGCGTAGTGGACGCCCCCTCACGGCCATTGTCGAAGAACTAACCGGGAAAGCCCTGTCCCCTGAGCTAGTCCGACAGTACAAAAAGCATCATCTCTTTGAACTGAAGATCCTCTACGGTCTCAATTCCATTGACCCAGAAGTTCAAAAAATTGACATCGATCAGATGGGCGAGTTGATCAATTCCCTCGTGCCCGTAGAATTATGTCGCCGCCACCGTCTCCTTCCGATCCGGCGGGTTCAAGATGAAGTGATTGTGGCGATGGTAGAGCCCGATAACCTAGCCGCCCAAGATGATTTAAACCGTCTTTTTCGCCTGCAAAATCTGACGTTACGGCGCATCGTGATCACAGAAGACGACTATCGTCAGGTGCTAGATGGCTATTTAGAACAGCAAGTCCAGATTCAAATCCAACAGCAGGAACAAGCAGCCAAGGCCGCCGAAGCAGCAGAACTGAAAAAAGCAGTTGATATCGAAGATCTTGATCTCGGTGTAGCCGGGGAATTAGACGAGCAGGAAGAAGAAAGCGCCGACCTGATGAATGAAAATCAGGCTAGCTCTGCTCCGGTGATCAAACTTGTCAATAAAGTGCTACTTAAAGCTCTCCAGGAAGGGGCCTCAGATATTCACATCGAACCCCAAGAAAATGATCTGCGGATTCGTTTCCGTAAAGATGGGGTTCTGCAATATGCTTTTGATCCGCTGCCCAAACGGATTGTGCCGGCGGTAACGGCCCGGTTTAAAATTATGGCGGACCTAGACATTGCGGAACGTCGTGTACCTCAGGATGGTCGGATTCGGCGGATGTTTAAGGGGCGCAAGGTGGACTTTCGGGTCAATAGCTTACCCAGTCGCTACGGCGAAAAAATTGTTTTACGGATTCTCGATAATTCTTCAACCCAGTTGGGCTTGGATTTGTTAATTACCAACCAAAATATTCTGGGGCAGGTGCGGGAAATGGCCCAGCGGCCATTTGGTCTAATTTTGGTGACGGGGCCAACAGGCTCAGGAAAATCAACAACTTTGTATTCAATTCTGGCGGAGCGCAACGAGCCGGGCATCAACATCAGTACCGCAGAAGACCCCATTGAATATACTTTGCCGGGCATTACCCAGGTGCAGGTCATCCGGGAAAAGGGGATGGATTTTGCGTCAATTTTGCGGGCATTTTTGCGGCAGGATCCAGATGTCATTCTTGTGGGAGAAACCCGGGATAAGGAAACGGCAAAAACAGCCATTGAGGCGGCTTTAACGGGGCACTTGGTACTAACGACTCTCCACACCAATGATGCTCCAGGGGCGATCGCCCGTCTAGATGAGATGGGAGTTGAACCCTTTATGATTTCCGGGTCACTCCTGGGAGTTCTGGCCCAGCGCTTGATGCGACGGGTTTGTGGGGAATGCCGCATCCCCTATCAGCCCACAGTGGAAGAGCTGGCACGCTACGGCCTTTCCAGTAATGATCGCCATCCTTTAACGGTGTACCGGGCCAATACCCTGACGCCAGAGCAAATCCAAATGGCCAAAGAAGCCGGCAGTCTCTGTCCTAAATGTGGCGGCGGCGGCTACAAAGGCCGGGTGGGGGTCTATGAGTTTATGCAAAATAGTGAAGAAATTGAACGGTTGATTAATACCGGGGCCACCACGGACATGATCAAAGAAGTGGCAGTGCAAGAGGGCATGTTGAGTATCTTGGCCTACAGTTTGGAGTTGGTCAAAGAAGGCCATACGACCTTTGAGGAGGTAGACCGTGTTACCTTTACTGATTCTGGCCTTGAGGCAGAACTAAAGGCGAAACGAAAGACGGGCTTGGTTTGTGACACCTGTAATGCTGAGTTGCAGCCGGATTGGCTAGATTGTCCCTACTGTATGACGCCCCGCTTTAGTTAA
- a CDS encoding type IV pilus twitching motility protein PilT gives MDYMIEDLMEQLVEMGGSDMHIQAGAPVYFRVSGKLGPINDEPLSAQDAQKLIFSMLNNTQRKDLEQNWELDCSYGVKGLARFRVNVYKERGCYAACLRALSSKIPNFDQLGLPDIVREMAERPRGLVLVTGQTGSGKTTTMAAMLDLINRTRAEHILTVEDPIEYVFPNHKSLFHQRQKGEDTKSFANALRAALREDPDIILVGEMRDLETISLAISAAETGHLVFGTLHTNSAASTIDRMLDVFPPIQQPQIRAMLSNSLLAVFSQCLVKKANPKPGEFGRSMAQEIMVVTPAIANLIREGKSAQVYSAIQTGMKLGMQTMEQALAGLVATGTVTFEEALSKSGKPDELQRLVGGALGASPTAKRR, from the coding sequence ATGGATTACATGATCGAAGACCTCATGGAGCAACTCGTAGAAATGGGCGGCTCCGATATGCACATCCAGGCCGGTGCCCCCGTTTACTTCCGAGTCAGTGGGAAACTTGGCCCCATTAATGACGAGCCCCTCTCCGCCCAAGATGCCCAAAAGCTCATCTTCAGTATGCTCAACAACACCCAACGCAAAGACCTCGAGCAAAATTGGGAACTAGACTGTTCCTATGGCGTGAAAGGACTCGCGCGCTTCCGGGTCAATGTCTACAAAGAACGGGGCTGTTATGCCGCTTGCCTGCGGGCCTTGTCCTCGAAAATTCCCAACTTTGATCAACTCGGTTTACCCGATATTGTGCGGGAAATGGCCGAGCGTCCCCGGGGTTTGGTGCTGGTTACGGGCCAAACGGGTTCCGGGAAAACCACCACCATGGCTGCGATGTTGGATTTGATCAACCGCACCCGTGCCGAACATATCCTCACCGTCGAAGACCCCATTGAATACGTTTTCCCAAACCACAAAAGCCTCTTCCACCAACGGCAAAAGGGAGAAGACACGAAAAGCTTTGCCAATGCGCTCCGGGCCGCGCTCCGGGAAGATCCAGACATCATCCTCGTCGGGGAAATGCGGGATCTCGAAACCATCTCCTTGGCTATCTCCGCCGCTGAAACTGGGCACTTGGTTTTCGGGACGCTCCACACCAACTCCGCCGCCAGCACCATCGACCGGATGTTAGATGTGTTCCCGCCGATTCAACAGCCCCAAATTCGGGCGATGCTCTCCAACTCTCTCTTGGCTGTTTTTAGTCAATGTCTAGTGAAAAAAGCGAATCCGAAACCCGGTGAATTCGGGCGCTCTATGGCCCAAGAAATTATGGTTGTCACCCCGGCGATCGCCAACCTGATTCGTGAAGGAAAAAGCGCCCAGGTCTACTCAGCAATCCAAACGGGAATGAAACTCGGCATGCAAACCATGGAGCAAGCCCTGGCGGGTTTAGTGGCCACAGGCACCGTTACCTTTGAAGAAGCCCTGTCGAAGAGTGGTAAACCCGATGAACTACAACGACTCGTTGGGGGAGCCTTGGGGGCTAGCCCAACCGCAAAACGTCGCTAA
- a CDS encoding type II secretion system F family protein, which yields MAQYVAQVVDRNGQKLKEKIEANSPEQARTMLATRYPEVGKIMKPGEIDLSFLEEALAKVSIKDKAVFSRQFAVMINAGVAIVRCLSILGENHSNIKMRKALTAIKAEVQQGVNLSDAMRPHEECFDTLYVSMVEAGEIGGVLDEVLNRLAKVLEDMAKLENQIKSAMTYPMAVAFLAVAVFFGMTVFLIPVFADIFESIGTELPALTIIMMGISNFLRTSEGLLPMPFGNVLLMIIGANILFFAIRRYYNTEMGRWQIDSLLLKLPLFGDLLRKNAVARFCRIFGTLTRSGVPILNSFDIVGATAGNVVIAKAINDAKSEIQEGGMLSVALDRDRVFPILAIQMMTIGEETGELDSMMMKVADFYEDEVEQTVKALTSILEPAMMVIIAAMVGVILLSMYLPMFKVFEDLG from the coding sequence ATGGCACAGTATGTCGCACAAGTCGTTGATCGCAACGGTCAAAAGCTAAAAGAAAAAATCGAAGCCAATTCCCCCGAACAAGCCCGCACCATGCTAGCGACGCGCTATCCAGAAGTGGGCAAGATCATGAAGCCGGGGGAAATCGATCTCTCGTTTTTAGAAGAAGCCCTCGCGAAAGTTTCCATCAAAGATAAAGCCGTATTTTCGCGACAATTTGCGGTGATGATCAATGCTGGGGTGGCGATCGTTCGTTGTCTAAGCATCTTGGGAGAAAACCACTCCAACATCAAGATGCGTAAAGCCCTCACTGCCATCAAGGCCGAAGTTCAGCAGGGGGTGAATCTTTCCGACGCGATGCGACCCCACGAAGAATGCTTCGATACCCTGTATGTCAGCATGGTAGAAGCCGGTGAAATTGGTGGGGTACTCGATGAAGTCCTAAACCGTTTGGCGAAGGTACTCGAAGACATGGCCAAACTGGAAAACCAAATCAAATCAGCCATGACCTACCCAATGGCTGTGGCATTTTTGGCGGTGGCGGTGTTCTTTGGGATGACCGTTTTTTTGATTCCGGTTTTTGCCGATATTTTTGAAAGTATTGGCACAGAACTGCCGGCTTTAACGATCATCATGATGGGGATCAGTAACTTTCTGCGGACTAGCGAAGGATTATTACCAATGCCCTTTGGGAATGTGCTCCTGATGATTATTGGTGCCAATATTCTCTTTTTTGCGATCCGCCGCTACTACAACACCGAAATGGGGCGGTGGCAAATTGATTCTTTGTTACTCAAATTGCCTCTGTTTGGGGATTTGCTCCGGAAAAATGCGGTGGCTCGGTTCTGTCGGATCTTCGGGACATTAACCCGGTCTGGGGTGCCGATCCTCAATTCCTTTGATATTGTCGGGGCAACGGCGGGGAATGTGGTCATTGCCAAGGCGATTAATGATGCCAAGTCTGAAATTCAAGAAGGGGGGATGTTAAGTGTTGCCCTCGATCGCGACCGGGTTTTTCCGATCCTTGCGATTCAAATGATGACCATTGGTGAGGAAACAGGGGAATTAGATAGCATGATGATGAAGGTGGCAGATTTCTACGAAGATGAAGTAGAGCAGACCGTGAAGGCGCTGACCAGTATTTTAGAACCAGCGATGATGGTGATTATTGCAGCGATGGTTGGTGTTATTTTGCTATCGATGTATCTGCCGATGTTTAAGGTATTTGAAGATTTGGGTTAG